A single genomic interval of Chryseobacterium paludis harbors:
- the hisIE gene encoding bifunctional phosphoribosyl-AMP cyclohydrolase/phosphoribosyl-ATP diphosphatase HisIE produces the protein MIDFNKNSLVPVIIQDNRTLQVLMLGYMNEEAFNKTKKERIVTFFSRSKNRLWTKGEESGNFLMVISIDIDCDQDTILIKVIPKNIVCHTGSFSCFGEKDSKGFLYELEEKIGHRIDGKVEDSYTYSLYRRGINKVAQKVGEEAVELVIEAKDDNDDLFKNEAADLMYHFLILLKAKDIALEDVEKILQLRNQRIV, from the coding sequence ATGATTGATTTTAATAAAAATAGTCTTGTTCCGGTAATCATCCAGGACAATAGGACATTACAGGTTTTGATGCTGGGCTATATGAATGAAGAGGCATTTAATAAAACAAAAAAAGAAAGAATTGTCACTTTTTTCAGTCGATCAAAAAACAGGCTCTGGACTAAAGGTGAAGAATCGGGTAATTTTTTAATGGTAATAAGTATTGATATCGATTGTGACCAGGACACAATCCTTATTAAAGTTATTCCTAAAAATATAGTTTGCCACACCGGAAGTTTCAGTTGTTTCGGAGAAAAAGATTCTAAAGGATTTTTATATGAATTGGAAGAGAAAATCGGTCATAGAATCGATGGAAAAGTAGAGGATTCTTATACCTATTCATTATACAGACGAGGAATTAATAAAGTAGCTCAAAAAGTAGGAGAGGAGGCTGTAGAATTAGTTATAGAAGCTAAAGATGATAATGACGATTTATTTAAAAATGAAGCCGCTGATCTAATGTATCATTTTTTAATCTTGTTGAAGGCAAAAGATATCGCTTTAGAGGATGTTGAGAAGATTTTACAGTTGAGAAATCAGCGGATTGTATAA
- the hisF gene encoding imidazole glycerol phosphate synthase subunit HisF, whose product MLKKRIIPCLDIKDGTTVKGVNFEGLRNAGNPISLAKKYEDEGADELVFLDITATIEKRKTFVELVREIATELSIPFTVGGGISSVDDVRKLLEAGADKISINSSAVNDPDIISDLAKEFGSQCIVVAIDTRFENGEDKVYIKGGREVTELKTVEWAKKAELLGAGEILLTSMDGDGTKKGFDLRITKSVSEAINIPVIASGGAGTIKDFQEVFQETKATGALAASIFHFGEVHIKDLKEELLIQKIQIRR is encoded by the coding sequence ATGCTTAAAAAAAGAATTATTCCATGTTTGGATATTAAGGATGGAACTACGGTAAAGGGAGTTAATTTTGAAGGGCTCCGAAATGCAGGGAATCCCATAAGCCTCGCAAAAAAATATGAGGATGAGGGTGCTGACGAATTGGTTTTTCTTGATATTACGGCAACTATTGAAAAAAGGAAAACCTTTGTGGAGCTTGTCAGGGAAATTGCAACGGAATTAAGTATTCCTTTTACAGTTGGTGGCGGAATTTCCTCTGTAGATGATGTTAGAAAATTACTGGAAGCAGGAGCTGATAAGATCAGTATCAATTCATCGGCTGTCAATGATCCAGATATTATTTCTGATTTGGCTAAAGAATTTGGGAGTCAGTGTATTGTGGTTGCAATTGACACCAGATTTGAGAATGGTGAAGATAAGGTATATATAAAAGGTGGTCGGGAGGTTACAGAACTAAAAACTGTAGAATGGGCAAAAAAAGCTGAATTACTTGGAGCGGGTGAAATTCTATTAACCTCTATGGATGGAGATGGAACTAAAAAAGGTTTTGATCTACGAATTACAAAATCAGTGTCTGAGGCAATTAATATTCCTGTCATTGCTTCAGGAGGTGCTGGAACAATAAAAGACTTTCAGGAAGTATTTCAAGAGACAAAAGCTACCGGCGCATTGGCAGCAAGTATTTTTCACTTTGGAGAAGTTCATATTAAGGATTTAAAGGAAGAATTATTAATTCAAAAAATACAAATAAGACGATGA